In a genomic window of Lagopus muta isolate bLagMut1 chromosome 2, bLagMut1 primary, whole genome shotgun sequence:
- the LOC125688844 gene encoding opsin-5-like has product MEEQYISKLHPVVDYGAGVFLLIVAILTILGNSAVLATAMKRSSLLKSPELLTVNLAVADIGMAVSMYPLAIASAWNHAWLGGDASCVYYALMGFLFGVCSMMTLCAMAVIRFLVTNSSKSNSNKISKNTVHILITFIWLYSLLWAILPLVGWGYYGPEPFGISCTIAWSKFHSSSNGFSFILSMFLLCTVLPALTIVACYLGIAWKVHKAYQEIQNTNRIPHAAKLEKKLTLMAVLISVGFLSAWTPYAAASFWSMLNSGDSLQPIVTLLPCLFAKSSTAYNPFIYYVFSKTFRHEIKQLQCCWGWRVHFFSADNSADNSVSMMWSGRDNVRLSSNAKVERQGAAMH; this is encoded by the exons ATGGAGGAGCAGTACATTTCCAAACTGCACCCGGTAGTGGACTATGGAGCTGGGGTCTTTCTTCTGATCGTAG CCATCCTGACAATCCTTGGAAATTCTGCTGTCCTTGCTACAGCAATGAAACGCTCTTCCCTCCTGAAGTCACCGGAGCTGCTTACAGTCAACCTGGCAGTAGCAGATATTGGGATGGCAGTCAGCATGTACCCGCTGGCCATTGCATCTGCCTGGAACCACGCCTGGCTGGGAGGAGATGCATCCTGCGTATACTATGCCCTGATGGGTTTCCTTTTTGGTGTCTGCAGCATGATGACGCTGTGTGCCATGGCTGTGATTCGTTTCCTTGTTACCAATTCATCCAAATCTAACA GTAACAAAATCTCTAAGAATACTGTTCACATCCTGATTACTTTCATCTGGCTCTACTCCCTGCTCTGGGCCATTCTGCCCTTGGTAGGCTGGGGCTACTACGGCCCCGAGCCATTTGGCATCTCTTGTACAATAGCCTGGAGCAAGTTCCACAGCTCCTCCAATGGCTTTTCATTCATCCTGAGCATGTTCCTCCTGTGCACAGTCCTGCCTGCTCTGACCATCGTCGCCTGTTACTTGGGAATTGCCTGGAAGGTTCATAAAGCATACCAAGAAATCCAGAATACCAACAGGATTCCTCACGCAGCTAAactggagaagaagctgacGTTG ATGGCCGTGCTGATCTCAGTTGGTTTCCTGAGCGCATGGACGCCGTACGCAGCAGCCAGCTTCTGGTCCATGTTGAACTCCGGCGACTCCCTGCAGCCCATCGTCACGCTGCTGCCGTGTCTGTTTGCCAAGTCTTCAACCGCCTACAACCCTTTTATTTACTACGTCTTCAGCAAAACTTTCCGTCATGaaatcaaacagctgcagtgctgctggggttgGCGGGTCCATTTCTTCAGCGCTGATAACTCTGCGGACAATTCCGTCTCGATGATGTGGAGTGGGAGGGATAACGTACGTCTCTCCTCCAATGCAAAGGTGGAGAGGCAGGGAGCTGCGATGCACTGA
- the MMUT gene encoding methylmalonyl-CoA mutase, mitochondrial — MLRAKDALLCLQSCRCFCPTQLSACRLTWRSLHRQPLHPEWAALAEKQLKGKNPKDLIWHTPEGINIKPLYSKRDTEELPEELPGVKPFTRGPYPTMYTYRPWTIRQYAGFSTVEESNRFYKDNIKAGQQGLSVAFDLATHRGYDSDNPRVRGDVGMAGVAIDTVEDTKILFDGIPLEKMSVSMTMNGAVIPVLATFIVTGEEQGVPQAKLTGTIQNDILKEFMVRNTYIFPPEPSMRIIADIFQYTSKYMPKFNSISISGYHMQEAGADTILELAYTIADGLEYCRTGLKAGLTIDEFAPRLSFFWGIGMNFYMEIAKLRAGRKLWAHLIEKKFNSKNPKSLLLRAHCQTSGWSLTEQDPFNNVIRTTIEAMAAVFGGTQSLHTNSFDEALGLPTVKSARIARNTQIIIQEESGIPKVADPWGGSFLMECLTNDVYEAALKLIEEIEEMGGMAKAVAEGIPKLRIEECAARRQARIDSGSEVIVGVNKYQLEKEEAVEVLAIDNSSVRNKQIEKINKVKASRDPAAAQRCLDALTQCAATGEGNILALAVEAARSRCTVGEITDAMKKVFGEHKASDRMVSGAYRQEFGESDEILHAINRVTKFMDREGRRPRILVAKMGQDGHDRGAKVIATGFADIGFDVDIGPLFQTPREVAQQAVDADVHCVGVSTLAAGHKTLVPELIKELDALDRPDILVICGGVIPPQDYDFLHKAGVTKVFGPGTRIPKAAVQVLDDIEKCLEKRQQSM, encoded by the exons ATGCTAAGAGCCAAGGATGCTCTTCTGTGCCTGCAGTCCTGCCGTTGCTTCTGCCCAACACAGCTTTCAGCCTGCAGGCTCACATGGCGCTCACTGCACCGTCAGCCACTGCACCCTGAATGGGCTGCCcttgctgaaaagcagctgaaaggcaAGAATCCAAAGGATTTAATTTGGCATACCCCAGAGGGGATCAACATCAAGCCCTTGTACTCCAAAAGGGACACAGAAGAGCTTCCTGAGGAGCTGCCAGGGGTGAAACCTTTCACTCGAGGACCCTACCCAACCATGTACACATACAGGCCGTGGACCATCCGCCAGTATGCTGGCTTCAGCACTGTGGAGGAGAGCAACAGGTTCTACAAGGACAACATTAAAG CTGGCCAACAGGGATTGTCTGTTGCTTTTGATTTAGCCACCCATCGTGGCTACGATTCAGATAACCCACGAGTTCGAGGCGATGTTGGAATGGCTGGAGTTGCCATCGATACGGTAGAAGACACCAAAATCCTTTTTGATGGAATTCCTTTAGAGAAAATGTCAGTTTCTATGACAATGAATGGGGCAGTCATCCCTGTGCTGGCAACGTTCATTGTAACTGGGGAAGAGCAGGGAGTGCCTCAGGCCAAGCTGACAGGGACAATCCAGAACGACATACTGAAGGAGTTCATGGTCCGAAACACGTACATCTTCCCTCCAGAGCCATCAATGAGGATTATTGCTGACATCTTCCAGTACACCTCAAAG tataTGCCAAAATTTAATTCCATCTCAATCAGTGGATACCATATGCAAGAGGCAGGAGCTGATACCATTCTGGAATTGGCTTATACTATAGCAGATGGCTTGGAATACTGCAGAACTGGACTGAAAGCCGGCCTTACCATTGATGAATTTGCACCAAG GCTCTCCTTCTTCTGGGGAATTGGCATGAATTTCTATATGGAAATAGCTAAGCTTCGAGCAGGGAGGAAGCTATGGGCTCACTTGATAGAGAAAAAGTTCAATTCCAAGAATCCCAAATCTCTGCTGCTTAGAGCTCACTGTCAGACTTCAGGCTGGTCACTCACTGAGCAG gatCCCTTTAACAATGTTATTCGCACTACGATTGAAGCAATGGCTGCAGTGTTTGGAGGCACCCAGTCACTGCATACAAATTCATTTGATGAAGCTTTGGGTTTGCCTACAGTGAAGAGTGCTCGCATTGCTCGCAATACACAGATCATAATACAGGAGGAGTCAGGGATTCCAAAAGTGGCAGACCCCTGGGGGGGATCCTTCCTGATGGAGTGCCTCACCAATGATGTCTATGAGGCTGCTTTGAAG CTCATTGAGGAGATTGAAGAAATGGGTGGAATGGCCAAAGCTGTCGCTGAGGGAATTCCCAAACTTCGTATTGAAGAGTGTGCAGCCCGAAGGCAAGCCAGGATTGACTCTG GTTCTGAAGTAATTGTTGGAGTAAACAAATATCAGCTAGAAAAAGAGGAGGCAGTTGAAGTTCTGGCTATTGATAATTCTTCAGTCCGTAACAAGCAGATTGAGAAGATTAATAAG GTGAAGGCCAGCAGAGACCCCGCAGCAGCTCAGCGATGCCTTGATGCTCTAACACAGTGTGCAGccacaggtgaaggcaatatCCTGGCTCTTGCAGTGGAAGCAGCACGTTCAAG GTGCACCGTTGGAGAAATAACAGATGCAATGAAGAAGGTGTTTGGGGAGCACAAAGCCAGTGACCGAATGGTGAGCGGAGCTTACCGACAGGAGTTTGGGGAGAGTGATGAAATCCTTCATGCTATCAACAG AGTTACCAAGTTCATGGATCGCGAGGGGCGCAGGCCCCGGATACTGGTTGCAAAGATGGGCCAAGATGGCCACGACAGAGGAGCTAAAGTTATTGCTACAGGATTTGCAGACATTGGCTTTGATGTGGACATAGGTCCCCTCTTCCAG ACTCCTCGCGAGGTGGCCCAGCAGGCTGTTGATGCAGATGTGCACTGTGTTGGTGTGAGCACACTGGCAGCAGGTCATAAAACTCTCGTGCCTGAACTCATCAAAGAACTCGATGCCCTCGACCGCCCAGACATTCTTGTTATATGCGGAGGTGTCATCCCACCCCAG GATTATGATTTCCTACATAAAGCTGGTGTTACCAAAGTGTTTGGCCCAGGGACTCGTATTCCTAAAGCAGCTGTCCAGGTATTGGATGATATTGAGaaatgcctggagaagaggcagcagtCCATGtaa
- the CENPQ gene encoding centromere protein Q isoform X1, with translation MLEQRKLHTMKRHLASSGKRGEAADGGTAKRPTKSHNLQGPTSQKRGTGGKGNKHHQKKKHVTQAVGRKDEEHEDSSSSAGEKGHSKKVKLSSAKLGSWQPLSESSRKFLEGVMDSGILSILCQQSKGKEDVQKHLNLLKERVLRVFKTLKVPSGKLSNLSNVLRFQVAQKQMLEMNETALVQLQEEINEAEKSAEHTEETILRLQHNIQVLKGQLEEEEKKARKLFREGDNKELHLPELPKCSLQASTLQEEILMVENQKGLLEDMNTIQQSADMRNMLTFIEKIYEKVDFV, from the exons ATGCTGGAGCAGAGGAAGCTCCAT ACCATGAAACGCCACCTTGCATCTTCTGGTAAAAGGGGAGAAGCTGCTGATGGGGGAACAGCAAAAAGACCCACTAAGTCACACAACCTGCAAGGACCTACCAGCCAGAAAAGGGGAACAGGGGGCAAAGGAAATAAacatcatcagaaaaaaaag catgTCACTCAGGCAGTCGGAAGGAAAGATGAGGAACATGAGGattcttcttcctctgcag GAGAAAAAGGTCATTCAAAAAAGGTGAAGCTATCCAGTGCTAAGCTAGGATCGTGGCAACCGctctcagagagcagcaggaagttTCTGGAAGGTGTGATGGACTCAGGAATACT ATCTATTTTGTGCCAACAAAGTAAGGGAAAAGAAGATGTTCAGAAACACCTCAATTTGCTGAAAGAAAG GGTGCTGAGAGTCTTCAAGACCTTAAAGGTACCCTCAGGGAAGCTGAGCAACCTGAGCAATGTCCTGAGGTTTCAAGtggcacagaaacaaatgcttGAGATGAATGAAACAGCTTTGGTACAATTGCAG gaagaaataaatgaagctgAGAAATCAGCAGAACACACAGAAGAAACTATACTGAGACTGCAGCACAACATCCAGGTGCTCAAGGGCCAGttggaggaagaggaaaaaaaggccagGAAG CTGTTCCGGGAAGGTGACAATAAAGAACTTCACCTTCCAGAACTCCCCAAATGCAGTTTACAGGCATCCACTTTGCAG gaagAGATTTTGATGGTAGAAAATCAGAAGGGTCTTTTAGAGGATATGAACACCATTCAGCAGTCAGCTGACATGAGGAATATGTTGACCTTCATTGAAAAGATCTATGAGAAGGTGGACTTTGTTTGA
- the CENPQ gene encoding centromere protein Q isoform X2, whose translation MKRHLASSGKRGEAADGGTAKRPTKSHNLQGPTSQKRGTGGKGNKHHQKKKHVTQAVGRKDEEHEDSSSSAGEKGHSKKVKLSSAKLGSWQPLSESSRKFLEGVMDSGILSILCQQSKGKEDVQKHLNLLKERVLRVFKTLKVPSGKLSNLSNVLRFQVAQKQMLEMNETALVQLQEEINEAEKSAEHTEETILRLQHNIQVLKGQLEEEEKKARKLFREGDNKELHLPELPKCSLQASTLQEEILMVENQKGLLEDMNTIQQSADMRNMLTFIEKIYEKVDFV comes from the exons ATGAAACGCCACCTTGCATCTTCTGGTAAAAGGGGAGAAGCTGCTGATGGGGGAACAGCAAAAAGACCCACTAAGTCACACAACCTGCAAGGACCTACCAGCCAGAAAAGGGGAACAGGGGGCAAAGGAAATAAacatcatcagaaaaaaaag catgTCACTCAGGCAGTCGGAAGGAAAGATGAGGAACATGAGGattcttcttcctctgcag GAGAAAAAGGTCATTCAAAAAAGGTGAAGCTATCCAGTGCTAAGCTAGGATCGTGGCAACCGctctcagagagcagcaggaagttTCTGGAAGGTGTGATGGACTCAGGAATACT ATCTATTTTGTGCCAACAAAGTAAGGGAAAAGAAGATGTTCAGAAACACCTCAATTTGCTGAAAGAAAG GGTGCTGAGAGTCTTCAAGACCTTAAAGGTACCCTCAGGGAAGCTGAGCAACCTGAGCAATGTCCTGAGGTTTCAAGtggcacagaaacaaatgcttGAGATGAATGAAACAGCTTTGGTACAATTGCAG gaagaaataaatgaagctgAGAAATCAGCAGAACACACAGAAGAAACTATACTGAGACTGCAGCACAACATCCAGGTGCTCAAGGGCCAGttggaggaagaggaaaaaaaggccagGAAG CTGTTCCGGGAAGGTGACAATAAAGAACTTCACCTTCCAGAACTCCCCAAATGCAGTTTACAGGCATCCACTTTGCAG gaagAGATTTTGATGGTAGAAAATCAGAAGGGTCTTTTAGAGGATATGAACACCATTCAGCAGTCAGCTGACATGAGGAATATGTTGACCTTCATTGAAAAGATCTATGAGAAGGTGGACTTTGTTTGA